One genomic segment of Stigmatopora argus isolate UIUO_Sarg chromosome 1, RoL_Sarg_1.0, whole genome shotgun sequence includes these proteins:
- the znf341 gene encoding zinc finger protein 341, translated as MAQAIFEVLEGMDNQTVLAVQSLLDGQGGVPDPNNQNVTATPAIQSLDDEDVFLCGKCKKQFNSLPAFMAHKREQCQPSTPSLSTVSLASTNVYTPGPAITSGTQTNANRQVSTYITVPPSPLTHTLVQGNVLVSDDILLSAISAFTSIDQPMTTMQTPVQSNPSTQTACVSYLHHHQHHHHQQQPSHALPPTQSPAQPPLASSHVPASHGNSVVQVYSTLPHMVGGGNAEIHTLGLHPFHPVQVPSQCVESQSFNTPPVYSPGKLGIKTKTCSISSNAAELGDFEKLAGPKQPQSNKKCSDRDVEPSKSKGPKLKCNFCDKVFSKNFDLQQHIRSHTGEKPFQCIVCGRAFAQKSNVKKHMQTHKVWPMGVASTVSRLPITVKVMAAAANEDEAGGYRQHRGQQEEEHPHLQATREDDAASTALAAEASEESAAEAQADSEGPCGESLQTQEGPARVKQIVVVDSSYQCHFCSSKFKTYFQLKSHMTQHKGEQVYRCVLKSCSQTFQKLDQFLEHIRTHQEQLTYRCHLCSKEFPSLFELGVHQYSHCFCPQQNTRKESTFYRCVKCQSRYSTQEALEQHLLTASHNFPCPHCQKVFPCERYFRRHLPTHGVGGRFKCPVCKKVFKTEHYLKLHTRIHSGEKPFKCSVCEATFNRKDKVKRHMLIHEAFKKYKCPFRTHVGCTKEFNRPDKLKAHILSHSGIKPFKCVVCQKAFSRRAHLLEHQQSHTDDYRFRCAACNKGFSRHSYYRDHKCSEGSQGEVAAGSRGRIVARRASERLRNGGRRAGEEAGTEGDGDRAERDSADEGGPAATSAVDAIRGDSLQRKSLQEI; from the exons ACGTCACTGCGACACCAGCTATCCAGTCTCTGG ACGACGAAGATGTATTCTTGTGTGGAAAGTGCAAAAAGCAGTTCAATTCCCTACCAGCCTTCATGGCACACAAGCGGGAGCAGTGCCAGCCGAGCACCCCTTCCCTGTCCACCGTGTCTTTGGCCTCCACCAACGTCTATACGCCAGGGCCCGCCATCACTTCAGGAACACAAACAAATGCCAACAGGCAG GTGTCCACCTACATCACAGTCCCCCCTTCCCCCCTCACACACACGCTGGTCCAAGGCAACGTGCTGGTCAGTGACGATATTCTTTTGTCGGCTATCTCAGCCTTCACTTCCATCGACCAGCCAATGACCACCATGCAGACGCCCGTTCAG AGCAACCCAAGCACGCAGACAGCTTGTGTATCGTACCTTCACCACCACCAGCACCACCATCACCAGCAACAACCTTCTCACGCGCTTCCTCCGACCCAGTCGCCAGCCCAGCCGCCTCTCGCCTCGTCGCACGTCCCTGCTAGCCACGGCAACTCGGTGGTTCAGGTTTACAGCACGCTACCCCACATGGTTGGAGGTGGTAACGCGGAGATCCACACATTGGGTCTGCATCCGTTCCATCCTGTTCAA GTGCCCAGCCAGTGTGTGGAGAGCCAGTCGTTCAACACGCCTCCCGTCTACAGTCCTGGAAAACTGGGCATCAAAACCAAAACGTGCAGCATCAGCAGCAACGCCGCAGAATTGGGCGACTTTGAAAAGCTCGCTGGGCCGAAACAGCCTCAGAGTAACAAAAAGTGCTCCGACAGAGACgtag AGCCGTCGAAATCTAAAGGTCCAAAACTGAAGTGCAATTTCTGTGACAAAGTCTTCTCCAAGAATTTCGACCTTCAGCAGCACATTAGGAG tcacaCAGGAGAAAAACCCTTTCAGTGTATCGTTTGTGGTCGAGCCTTCGCCCAAAAGTCCAACGTGAAGAAGCACATGCAGACACACAAG GTGTGGCCCATGGGCGTGGCCAGCACCGTGTCAAGGCTACCAATCACCGTAAAGGTTATGGcggcggcagccaatgaggacgAAGCCGGCGGGTATCGGCAGCATAGGGGCCAACAGGAAGAGGAGCACCCCCACCTGCAGGCAACGCGGGAGGATGACGCGGCCTCCACGG CTTTGGCCGCAGAAGCTTCGGAGGAAAGCGCGGCGGAGGCCCAGGCCGACTCGGAGGGTCCCTGCGGAGAGTCGCTTCAGACCCAAGAGGGTCCCGCGCGGGTCAAACAGATTGTGGTGGTGGACAGCTCCTATCAATGTCACTTTTGCTCCAGCAAGTTCAAGACATATTTCCAGCTCAAATCTCACATGACCCAACACAAGGGAGAGCAG GTTTACAGGTGCGTTCTCAAGTCGTGCTCCCAGACCTTCCAGAAGCTGGACCAGTTCCTAGAGCACATCAGGACTCACCAGGAGCAGCTGACCTATCGCTGTCACCTCTGCAGCAAGGAGTTTCCCTCTCTCTTCGAACTGGGAGTTCACCAGTACTCCCACTGCTTCTGCCCACAACAGAACACACGCAAGGAAAGCACATTCTACAG GTGCGTGAAATGTCAAAGCAGATATTCGACCCAAGAAGCTCTAGAACAACATCTTCTGACCGCCTCGCACAACTTTCCCTGCCCACACTGTCAAAAG GTGTTCCCGTGCGAACGCTACTTTAGACGACACCTCCCCACTCACGGCGTTGGGGGGAGGTTCAAGTGTCCCGTCTGCAAGAAGGTCTTCAAGACAGAACACTACctcaaactgcacacgagaattCACTCAG GGGAAAAGCCGTTCAAATGTTCGGTGTGTGAAGCCACGTTCAACAGGAAAGACAAAGTCAAGCGCCACATGCTGATCCACGAGGCCTTCAAAAAATACAAGTGTCCTTTCAG GACGCATGTGGGTTGCACCAAAGAATTCAACAGACCCGACAAGCTAAAGGCACACATTTTGTCACATTCAG GCATCAAGCCCTTCAAGTGCGTCGTCTGCCAGAAGGCGTTCAGCCGCAGGGCTCACCTGCTGGAGCACCAGCAATCTCACACGGATGACTATCGCTTCCGCTGCGCCGCCTGCAACAAAGGCTTCTCCAGACACAGTTACTACAGAGACCACAAATGCTCCGAGGGGTCCCAAGGAGAGGTCGCCGCCGGGAGCCGCGGCCGGATCGTCGCCAGGCGGGCCAGCGAGAGGTTGAGGAACGGCGGACGGCGGGCTGGGGAGGAAGCGGGAACGGAAGGGGACGGGGACCGGGCCGAGCGGGACTCCGCCGACGAGGGCGGTCCAGCTGCGACGTCGGCCGTGGACGCCATCCGAGGGGACTCGCTCCAGAGAAAATCGTTGCAGGAAATCTAA